A single Gadus macrocephalus chromosome 22, ASM3116895v1 DNA region contains:
- the spag1a gene encoding sperm-associated antigen 1A encodes MGNAQDKPPGSGGGGAKTDHATPGRGRRSWGPGSTTHRPPDKAPVVNGAQAGGGHTGGRPPQEVPVVDTSHLDAPAGALPPPLARLKNEGNQLFKNGQFGEALEKYTLAIDGCADAGVESPEDLGILHSNRAACYLKDGNSADCIQDCTRALELQPYSLKPLLRRAMAYETLERYKKAYVDYKTVLQIDTGVQAAHDSVHRITKLLIDQEGPEWRENLPEIPLVPMLVKQQHQAKPISAELTQARASRAANEEARRKDTRFTLLKHEGNDFVKRGQFRDAAEKYSECLSIKPEECSVYTNRAICFLKLHQYAEAKEDCDSALSLEPANKKAFYRRALAHKGLKDYLAASSDLQEVMVLDPNVHEAEEELQNVTSLLRQSLMDRH; translated from the exons ATGGGTAATGCGCAGGACAAACCTCCCggtagtggaggagggggggccaaAACAGACCACGCTACGCCAGGGAGAGGTAGACGAAGCTGGGGTCCGGGAagcaccacacacagacccccggaCAAGGCACCGGTGGTCAACGGTGCCCAGGCAGGAGGTGGACATACCGGGGGACGGCCACCACAGGAGGTCCCCGTGGTGGACACGAGCCATCTGGACGCTCCGGCGGGggccctcccaccccctctggCACGTTTGAAAAATGAGGGGAACCAACTCTTCAAAAATGGGCAGTTCGGGGAGGCCTTGGAGAAATACACCCTGGCCATTGATGGATGTGCCGATGCAG GTGTCGAAAGCCCAGAGGACCTGGGGATCCTCCACTCTAACCGAGCGGCCTGTTACCTGAAGGATGGAAACAGTGCTGACTGCATACAGGACTGTACAAG GGCTCTGGAGCTGCAGCCGTACTCCCTGAAGCCGCTCCTGCGCAGGGCGATGGCCTACGAGACCCTGGAGCGCTACAAGAAGGCCTACGTGGACTACAAGACGGTGCTGCAGATAGACACCGGCGTGCAGGCGGCACACGACAGTGTTCatag AATCACCAAACTGCTGATCGATCAGGAGGGTCCGGAGTGGCGGGAGAACCTTCCGGAGATCCCCCTGGTTCCGATGCTCGTCAAGCAGCAGCACCAAGCGAAGCCCATCAGTGCCGAGCTGACCCAGGCCCGCGCCTCACGGGCCGCGAACGAAGAAG CCAGGAGAAAGGACACCCGCTTCACATTGTTAAAACACGAAGGCAACGACTTTGTGAAGCGAGGCCAATTCAGGGACGCCGCGGAGAAGTACAGCGAATGTCTCAGCATCAAGCCCGAGGAGTGCTCGGTTTACACCAACAG AGCAATTTGCTTCCTGAAACTTCATCAGTATGCAGAGGCCAAAGAGGACTGTGACTCCGCCCTGAGTCTGGAGCCAGCCAATAAGAAGGCATTCTACAGACGCGCCCTGGCCCATAAGGGTTTAAAG gaCTACCTGGCGGCCAGCAGTGACCTCCAGGAGGTGATGGTTCTGGACCCTAACGTGcacgaggcagaggaggagctccagaacgtcacctcgctgctCCGACAGAGCCTGATGGACAgacactaa
- the stk3 gene encoding serine/threonine-protein kinase 3, with the protein MEQTAPKSKLKKLSEDSLTKQPEEVFDVLEKLGEGSYGSVYKAIHKESGQVVAIKQVPVESDLQEIIKEISIMQQCDSPYVVKYYGSYFKNTDLWIVMEYCGAGSVSDIIRLRNKTLTEDEIATILKSTLKGLEYLHFMRKIHRDIKAGNILLNTEGHAKLADFGVAGQLTDTMAKRNTVIGTPFWMAPEVIQEIGYNCVADIWSLGITSIEMAEGKPPYADIHPMRAIFMIPTNPPPTFRKPELWTDDFTDFVKKCLVKNPEQRATATQLLQHAFISQAKPVGILRDLITEAMEMKAKRQQEQQRELEEEEDNSDEETEVDSHTMVKSGPEGPGTMRATGTMSDGAQTMIEHGSTMCELDLGTMVINSDEEEEEEEDQRSMRRHPTSTQPMRPSFMDYFDKQDSNKAAQQQEKYNHNQPQEQPAYHIQAKSVFPDNWKVPQDGDFDFLKNLEFDELQMRLTALDPMMEREIEELRQRYTAKRQPILDAMDAKKRRQQNF; encoded by the exons ATGGAGCAGACTGCGCCTAAAAG CAAGCTGAAAAAGCTCAGTGAAGACAGTCTGACCAAACAACCGGAGGAGGTGTTTGATGTCTTGGAGAAACTTGGTGAAGG CTCCTATGGGAGTGTGTATAAGGCCATACACAAGGAGTCGGGCCAGGTGGTGGCCATCAAGCAGGTCCCCGTGGAGTCGGACCTGCAGGAGATCATTAAGGAGATCTCCATAATGCAACAGTGTGACAG TCCTTATGTGGTGAAGTATTATGGAAGTTACTTTAAGAACACAGACCTGTGGATCGTCATGGAATACTGTGGAGCAGGCTCTGTTTCTGACATCATCAGGCTGCGCAACAAAACg CTGACGGAGGACGAGATCGCCACCATCCTGAAGTCCACCCTGAAGGGGCTGGAGTACCTGCACTTCATGAGGAAGATCCACCGGGACATCAAGGCCGGCAACATCCTGCTCAACACGGAGGGGCACGCCAAGCTGGCCGACTTCGGGGTCGCCGGACAGCTCACG GACACCATGGCTAAGCGCAACACCGTGATCGGGACCCCGTTCTGGATGGCTCCGGAGGTCATCCAGGAGATCGGCTACAACTGCGTGGCGGACATCTGGTCCCTGGGCATCACGTCCATCGAGATGGCGGAGGGCAAGCCCCCGTACGCAGACATCCACCCCATGAGA GCCATCTTCATGATCCCCACCAACCCGCCCCCGACCTTCAGGAAGCCGGAGCTCTGGACGGACGACTTCACAGACTTTGTGAAGAAGTGCCTGGTGAAGAACCCGGAGCAGAGGGCCACCGCCACACAGCTGctgcag CATGCTTTCATCAGCCAGGCCAAGCCGGTGGGCATCCTGAGAGACCTGATCACCGAGGCCATGGAGATGAAGGCCAAgaggcagcaggagcagcagagagagctggaagaggaggaggacaactcg GACGAGGAGACGGAGGTGGACTCCCACACCATGGTGAAGTCGGGCCCCGAGGGGCCCGGCACCATGAGGGCCACGGGCACCATGAGCGACGGGGCCCAGACCATGATCGAGCACGGCAGCACCATGTGCGAGCTGGACCTGGGCACCATGGTCATCAACagtgacgaagaggaggaggaggaggaggaccagaggtCCATGAGGA GGCACCCCACGTCCACGCAGCCCATGCGGCCGTCCTTCATGGACTACTTTGACAAGCAGGACTCCAACAAGGCGGCGCAGCAGCAGGAGAAGTACAACCACAACCAGCCGCAGGAGCAGCCCGCCTACCACATCCAGGCCAAGAGCGTCTTCCCCGACAACTGGAAGGTGCCCCAGGACGGCGACTTCGACTTT TTGAAGAACCTGGAGTTTGATGAGCTGCAGATGCGTCTGACGGCGCTCGACCCCATGATGGAGCGGGAGATCGAGGAGCTGCGTCAGCGCTACACCGCCAAGCGCCAGCCCATCCTGGACGCCATGGACGCCAAGAAGCGGCGGCAGCAGAACTTCTGA
- the polr2k gene encoding DNA-directed RNA polymerases I, II, and III subunit RPABC4 → MDAQKDVQPPKQQPMVYICGECHTENEIKARDPIRCRECGYRIMYKKRTKRLVVFDAR, encoded by the exons ATGGATGCCCAGAAGGACGTTCAGCCTCCCAAGCAGCAGCCCATGGTGTACATCTGTGGAG AATGCCACACAGAGAATGAGATAAAGGCACGTGACCCCATCCGATGCAGAGAATGTGGTTACAGAATCATGTACAAGAAGAGAACCAAGAGAT TGGTTGTATTTGATGCcaggtga